From Lagenorhynchus albirostris chromosome 15, mLagAlb1.1, whole genome shotgun sequence, one genomic window encodes:
- the TLDC2 gene encoding TLD domain-containing protein 2, producing MKGLRWRYTRLPSQVEDALSGEEREENEEETAPAPARAPEDPVEPQLAEASQVLGASEMRQISLHLPPRVAGHSWSLAFRTSRDGFSLRSLYRQMEGHSGPVLLVLRDQDGQVFKWTGNNSFFVKGDLDSLMMGCGSGHFGLWLDGDLYHGGSHPCATFNNEVLARQEQFCIKELEAWVLS from the exons ATGAAAGGTCTCCGCTGGCGTTACACTCGGCTG CCCAGCCAGGTGGAGGATGCTCTGTCTGGGGAGGAGCGTGAGGAAAACGAGGAGGagacagccccagccccagctcgtGCTCCGGAAGATCCAGTGGAGCCCCAGCTGGCAGAAGCCAGCCAGGTTCTGGGAGCCTCGGAGATGAGGCAG ATCAGCCTCCACCTCCCCCCGAGAGTCGCTGGACACTCCTGGAGTCTGGCCTTTCGCACGTCGAGGGACGGCTTCAGTCTGCGGAGCCTGTACAGGCAGATGGAGGGCCACAGCGGGCCGGTGCTGCTGGTGCTGAGGGACCAGGATGGCCAG GTCTTCAAGTGGACAGGAAACAACTCTTTCTTCGTGAAAGGAGACTTGGATTCACTGATGATGGGCTGTGGCAG TGGACACTTTGGGCTGTGGTTGGATGGAGACTTGTATCACGGGGGGAGCCACCCCTGTGCAACCTTCAACAACGAGGTGCTGGCCCGGCAGGAGCAGTTCTGCATCAAGGAGCTAGAGGCCTGGGTCCTGAGCTGA